A single Nycticebus coucang isolate mNycCou1 chromosome 16, mNycCou1.pri, whole genome shotgun sequence DNA region contains:
- the LOC128567916 gene encoding olfactory receptor 5H2: MFLYMDFISFHLISFQGKCNEDMEKENATFLTQFVLTGLTHQSEWKIPLFLVLLVIYLMTMVGNLGLIALIWNDSHLHIPMYLFLGSLAFVDAWISSTVTPKMLINFLAESKVISLSECMIQFLSFAFGGTTECFLLAAMAYDRYVAICKPLVYPVIMNNALCTRLLVLCFVGGFFHALIHDVLIFRLTFCNTNIIHHFYCDIIPLFMISCTDPSINFLMVFILSGSIQVFSIITVLSSYTFALITILKKKSVKGIKKAFSTCGAHLLSVSLYYGPLLFMYVRSATPETEDQDMMDSLFYTVLIPLLNPIIYSLRNKQVIDSLSKMLKRNV; encoded by the coding sequence ATGTTCCTGTACATGGATTTTATTTCATTCCATCTCATTTCATTTCAAGGGAAGTGCAATGAggacatggaaaaagaaaatgcaacattCCTGACACAGTTTGTTCTCACAGGACTTACGCATCAATCCGAGTGGAAGATCCCCTTGTTCCTGGTGTTATTGGTGATATATCTCATGACCATGGTCGGGAACCTTGGTCTGATTGCGCTCATCTGGAATGACTCTCACCTTCACATCCCTATGTACTTATTCCTTGGGAGTTTAGCCTTTGTGGATGCTTGGATATCTTCCACAGTGACCCCCAAGATGCTGATCAACTTCCTAGCTGAGAGTAAGGTGATATCTCTCTCTGAGTGCATGATacaatttctttcctttgcatttgGTGGAACTACAGAATGTTTTCTCTTGGCAGCAATGGCGTATGATCGCTATGTAGCCATATGCAAACCTTTAGTCTATCCAGTGATCATGAACAATGCTCTGTGCACCCGGCTATTAGTCTTGTGTTTTGTAGGTGGCTTTTTTCATGCCTTAATTCATGATGTTCTTATATTCAGATTGACCTTCTGTAACACCAACATAATACATCATTTTTACTGTGACATTATCCCACTTTTTATGATATCCTGTACTGACCCTTCTATTAATTTTctaatggtttttattttgtctggGTCAATACAGGTTTTCAGCATTATTACTGTTCTTAGCTCTTACACATTTGCTCTCAttacaatcttaaaaaagaagTCTGTTAAAGGCATAAAGAAAGCCTTCTCCACCTGTGGGGCTCATCTCTTGTCTGTGTCTTTATACTACGGCCCTCTGCTCTTCATGTATGTGCGCTCTGCAACTCCAGAAACAGAGGATCAAGACATGATGGACTCTCTATTTTATACTGTCCTAATTCCTCTGTTAAATCCAATTATCTACAGCCTGAGAAATAAGCAAGTTATAGATTCActctcaaaaatgttaaaaagaaatgtttag